A single region of the Halopiger xanaduensis SH-6 genome encodes:
- a CDS encoding ABC transporter ATP-binding protein produces the protein MSADTDETPFDAYREDVDRPLTRLFREYAPGRLGYFAIGMVANFLARMASLVPPLVLGAAIDAIFVGAGPFELPVVPNAWLPDESIPQFRFAVAAIVASFLATAVLTWIYGVTANLFAHDVMHTVRVDSFRKMQRLDMSFFDEKQTGEVMAVLNNDTQNLERFLDNALMNSARLIVMVGGIAGVLFYLNWQLAVVTLFAVPAMVAFTIWFMRAVEPRYVRERSAVGRLNTRLENAIAGMALTKTSSSEAYERERVRDSSKNLFERTMDVLKLSYFYRPGMELLAGVAFAATFFVGGYWLTIGTAPGPFTGELSVGEFVIFLTLTQRIVDPLAEVSSIVDQYENAKASSERIFGLMDIPVHVDDPEDPAEIDPVDGRVAYENVSFSYADSEVRATSDDEKAFEETVIEDVSFEAKPGDTVALVGPTGAGKSTALKLLLRLYDVQEGAVKLDGHDVRDVRLADLRSAVGYVSQDTFLFDGTIADNIRYGQFDASDEAVREAAKAAQAHEFISGLEDGYDTRVGERGVKLSGGQRQRIALARTVLDDPEVLILDEATSAVDTKTELLIQRSIDRLTEDRTTLAIAHRLSTVKDADTILVMADGEIVERGTHEDLLERDGQYATLWRAQAGDREAAAEALVDD, from the coding sequence GTGAGTGCTGACACGGATGAGACGCCGTTCGACGCCTACCGCGAAGACGTCGATCGACCGTTGACGAGGTTGTTCCGCGAGTACGCACCGGGCCGACTCGGCTACTTCGCGATCGGGATGGTCGCGAACTTTCTCGCCCGCATGGCGAGTCTCGTGCCGCCGTTGGTGCTCGGGGCCGCCATCGACGCGATCTTCGTCGGCGCGGGGCCGTTCGAACTGCCGGTCGTCCCCAACGCCTGGTTGCCGGACGAGTCGATCCCGCAGTTCCGGTTCGCCGTCGCCGCGATCGTCGCCTCGTTCCTCGCGACGGCGGTTCTGACCTGGATCTACGGCGTCACCGCCAACCTGTTCGCCCACGACGTGATGCACACCGTCCGGGTCGACTCCTTCCGGAAGATGCAGCGCTTGGACATGTCCTTCTTCGACGAGAAACAGACCGGCGAGGTCATGGCCGTCCTCAACAACGACACGCAGAACTTGGAGCGATTCCTCGACAACGCGCTGATGAACTCCGCGCGGCTCATCGTGATGGTCGGCGGCATCGCGGGCGTGCTCTTCTACCTGAACTGGCAACTGGCCGTCGTCACGCTGTTCGCGGTGCCGGCGATGGTCGCCTTTACGATCTGGTTCATGCGCGCCGTCGAGCCGCGGTACGTCCGCGAGCGCTCGGCGGTCGGGCGGCTCAACACCCGCCTCGAGAACGCCATCGCGGGCATGGCGCTGACCAAGACGTCCTCGAGCGAAGCCTACGAACGCGAACGGGTGCGCGACTCCTCGAAGAACCTGTTCGAGCGGACGATGGACGTGCTCAAACTGAGCTACTTCTACCGGCCCGGGATGGAACTGCTCGCCGGCGTCGCCTTCGCCGCGACCTTCTTCGTCGGCGGCTACTGGCTGACGATCGGCACCGCGCCGGGGCCGTTCACCGGCGAGCTGTCGGTCGGGGAATTTGTCATCTTCCTCACCCTCACCCAGCGGATCGTCGACCCGCTCGCGGAGGTCTCGAGCATCGTCGACCAGTACGAGAACGCCAAGGCCTCGAGCGAGCGCATCTTCGGGTTGATGGACATCCCGGTCCACGTCGACGACCCCGAGGACCCCGCAGAGATCGACCCGGTCGACGGTCGCGTGGCGTACGAGAACGTCTCGTTCAGCTACGCCGACAGCGAGGTGCGGGCGACGAGCGACGACGAGAAGGCCTTCGAGGAGACGGTCATCGAGGACGTCTCCTTCGAGGCCAAGCCCGGCGACACCGTCGCGCTGGTCGGCCCGACCGGCGCCGGGAAGTCGACGGCCCTCAAACTGCTGCTCCGGCTGTACGACGTGCAGGAGGGGGCGGTGAAGCTCGACGGCCACGACGTTCGGGACGTCAGGCTCGCGGACCTGCGGTCCGCGGTCGGCTACGTCAGTCAGGACACGTTCCTCTTCGACGGCACCATCGCGGACAACATCCGGTACGGCCAGTTCGACGCCTCCGACGAGGCGGTCCGGGAAGCCGCCAAAGCCGCGCAGGCCCACGAGTTCATCAGCGGTCTCGAGGACGGCTACGACACCCGCGTCGGCGAGCGCGGCGTCAAACTCTCCGGCGGGCAGCGCCAGCGGATCGCGCTCGCGCGGACCGTCCTCGACGATCCCGAAGTATTAATCCTAGACGAGGCGACCAGTGCGGTCGACACGAAGACCGAACTGCTGATCCAGCGGTCGATCGACCGGCTCACCGAGGACCGGACGACGCTGGCGATCGCCCACCGGCTGTCGACGGTCAAGGACGCCGACACCATACTCGTCATGGCGGACGGCGAGATCGTCGAGCGGGGAACCCACGAGGACCTGCTCGAGCGGGACGGCCAGTACGCGACGCTGTGGCGCGCGCAGGCGGGCGACCGGGAGGCGGCCGCCGAGGCGCTCGTCGACGATTGA
- a CDS encoding sodium:calcium antiporter → MVASGLELALFGAAFLVGVVLVIWCVEVFIEAVAQSAVSLGISGFFLAVILAGIDLENAALGVTAAVVALPDLALGTVFGESLFVLAVALGLAGVFVPFEMDVPRAYLAMLLLVPLPAFAMSLGGTIDAAYGAALLAAFVPLLGYIFWRERRSETTYLLSGEVEEAIDVDDDLEADAKPSAAEPTGDDAVATNGDGSRTDHESTADGDDERGESVLESDSNRDLDLDLDLDEFVPDLEDRSGRVTLGVAVLATVGMTLGSFITVGSAERLFVAFGISGLAFGATVLSFIASIEELALTLEPVRQGRPHLAVGNVVGSTVFYMTANVGLIALLHPVDTGGAVMTVHWPFFGACLLVATAMLARSRVTRAGGVLLLALYAGYWVFNYAA, encoded by the coding sequence ATGGTCGCATCGGGCCTCGAGCTCGCGCTGTTCGGCGCCGCGTTTCTCGTCGGGGTGGTACTGGTCATCTGGTGCGTCGAGGTGTTCATCGAAGCGGTCGCACAGAGCGCCGTCTCGCTCGGGATTTCGGGCTTCTTCCTCGCGGTGATCCTGGCCGGTATCGACCTCGAGAACGCCGCACTGGGGGTGACGGCCGCCGTCGTCGCCCTGCCGGATCTCGCCCTGGGGACGGTCTTCGGCGAGTCGCTGTTCGTCCTCGCGGTCGCGCTCGGACTCGCGGGGGTGTTCGTTCCCTTCGAGATGGACGTACCGCGGGCCTACCTGGCCATGCTTCTACTCGTCCCGCTGCCGGCGTTCGCGATGTCGCTGGGCGGCACGATCGACGCCGCGTACGGCGCGGCGCTGCTGGCGGCGTTCGTCCCCTTGCTCGGCTACATCTTCTGGCGCGAGCGGCGCTCGGAAACGACGTACCTGCTCTCCGGAGAGGTCGAGGAGGCGATCGACGTCGACGACGACCTCGAGGCCGATGCTAAACCGTCGGCGGCCGAGCCGACCGGCGACGACGCGGTGGCCACGAACGGGGACGGATCACGTACGGACCACGAGTCGACAGCCGACGGTGACGACGAACGGGGCGAGTCCGTGCTCGAGTCGGATTCGAACCGCGACCTGGACCTCGATCTTGACCTCGACGAGTTCGTCCCCGACCTCGAGGACCGCAGCGGCCGGGTCACCCTCGGCGTCGCCGTCCTCGCGACCGTCGGGATGACGCTGGGCTCCTTTATCACCGTCGGCAGCGCCGAGCGCCTGTTCGTCGCCTTCGGCATCTCGGGGCTGGCCTTCGGCGCGACGGTGTTGAGCTTCATCGCTTCGATCGAGGAACTGGCGCTGACCCTCGAGCCCGTCCGACAGGGGCGGCCCCACCTCGCCGTGGGGAACGTCGTCGGGAGTACGGTCTTCTACATGACCGCGAACGTCGGCCTGATCGCGCTGTTGCACCCCGTCGACACCGGCGGCGCGGTGATGACCGTCCACTGGCCGTTTTTCGGCGCGTGCCTGCTCGTCGCGACGGCGATGTTAGCGCGCAGCCGCGTCACCCGCGCCGGCGGCGTCCTCCTGCTCGCGCTGTACGCCGGCTACTGGGTGTTTAACTACGCCGCGTGA
- a CDS encoding CopG family ribbon-helix-helix protein — protein MRTSLNVPDDLLSRFDDIWQEQGLESRSRGVREAMREYVEAHTRLEDVDGDIVAIVAFDYDHESVIEDLHDIQHEFQDVVTTTTHTHEGEWCLETVFCRGAAERIRTFAYRLRDFDAVRRVKLLLLADR, from the coding sequence ATGCGTACGAGCCTCAACGTCCCCGACGACCTCCTCTCGCGCTTCGACGACATCTGGCAGGAACAGGGACTCGAGTCGCGGTCTCGCGGCGTTCGCGAAGCGATGCGGGAGTACGTCGAAGCGCACACGCGTCTCGAGGACGTCGACGGCGATATCGTGGCCATCGTCGCCTTCGATTACGACCACGAGTCGGTGATCGAGGATCTCCACGACATCCAGCACGAGTTTCAGGACGTCGTTACGACCACGACCCACACCCACGAGGGCGAGTGGTGTCTCGAGACGGTGTTCTGTCGCGGTGCCGCTGAACGGATTCGAACGTTTGCGTACCGTCTCCGCGACTTCGACGCCGTACGGCGGGTGAAACTGCTGTTGCTCGCCGACCGATGA
- a CDS encoding CopG family ribbon-helix-helix protein codes for MSVVSVSMPETLLDRIDRFASDHGYSGRSEVLREAARGLLEEFDAADRNSDAQSPHRTCTVTVVYDYCETAVQRRLTELRHEHDSLVTGTTHAHVDDRYCLEVFVLVGPVDAIGGFVHTVRSVPAVRRVDYSIASLRAGSSALSLET; via the coding sequence ATGAGCGTCGTCAGCGTCTCCATGCCCGAGACCCTGCTGGACCGCATCGATCGCTTCGCGAGCGACCACGGGTACAGCGGCCGCAGCGAAGTGCTCCGCGAAGCCGCTCGCGGCCTGCTCGAGGAGTTCGACGCGGCGGACAGAAATTCGGACGCACAGTCCCCACACCGCACCTGCACGGTGACGGTCGTCTACGACTACTGCGAAACGGCCGTACAGCGGCGGCTCACGGAACTCCGCCACGAACACGACTCCCTCGTTACCGGAACGACGCACGCCCACGTCGACGACCGGTACTGCCTCGAAGTGTTCGTGCTGGTCGGGCCCGTCGACGCGATCGGCGGCTTCGTGCATACGGTACGATCGGTACCGGCGGTTCGCCGGGTCGACTACTCGATCGCGTCGCTCCGGGCCGGATCGTCGGCGCTATCCCTCGAGACGTAA
- a CDS encoding GTP-binding protein has translation MVSSDTPIPVTILSGSLGAGKTTTLNHVLNADRELNAAVVVNDMGEVNVDADLVERESALSQADEDIIELSNGCICCRLRGDMLDQLGRLADRRDFDYLLVEASGISEPIPVAQTFVRGFEDATFDPTGVYELDTMVSVVDAYSFWQGFDSGRTLMDDSIDPQGNRVPEAVLLDQIEFCDVLLLNKCDLVPDDRLEEMEAVISALQPRAEIVRTEHGRVDPDEILHTGRFDFERASQSAGWKRELREGHYHDAAAEEHGVTSFVFDADRPFHPARIADSLSDLPDGVIRAKGFFWSAGREDVAMGLDKAGQSVRAGPSGTWLATLPEEQREQYFAARPGIEEDWDEEWGDRGIELVFIGREFDRDALVDRLEGCLLSDAEMSEDWSRYPDPFGTDDQRELALADD, from the coding sequence ATGGTCTCGAGCGACACCCCGATTCCGGTGACGATCCTGAGCGGTAGTCTCGGCGCCGGGAAAACGACGACGCTCAATCACGTACTGAACGCCGATCGCGAACTGAACGCGGCCGTCGTGGTCAACGACATGGGCGAGGTCAACGTCGACGCCGACCTCGTCGAGCGCGAGTCCGCGCTCAGTCAGGCGGACGAGGATATCATCGAACTCTCGAACGGCTGTATCTGCTGCCGGCTCCGCGGCGATATGCTCGACCAGCTCGGCCGGCTGGCTGATCGGCGGGACTTCGACTACCTGCTCGTCGAAGCCTCCGGGATCAGCGAGCCGATTCCGGTCGCCCAGACGTTCGTCCGCGGCTTCGAGGACGCGACGTTCGACCCGACCGGTGTCTACGAGCTCGACACGATGGTCAGCGTCGTCGACGCGTACAGCTTCTGGCAGGGGTTCGACTCGGGACGGACGCTTATGGACGACTCTATCGACCCGCAGGGTAACCGCGTTCCGGAGGCGGTCCTGCTCGATCAGATCGAGTTCTGCGACGTCCTCCTGCTGAACAAGTGCGACCTCGTCCCCGACGACCGCCTCGAGGAGATGGAGGCGGTCATCAGTGCGCTGCAGCCGCGCGCGGAGATCGTTCGGACCGAACACGGCCGGGTCGATCCCGACGAGATTCTGCACACGGGTCGGTTCGACTTCGAGCGCGCGAGCCAGTCGGCCGGCTGGAAGCGCGAACTACGGGAGGGCCACTACCACGACGCCGCGGCCGAGGAACACGGCGTGACGTCGTTCGTCTTCGACGCGGACAGGCCGTTCCACCCGGCGCGTATCGCCGACTCCCTCTCCGATCTTCCGGACGGCGTCATCCGGGCGAAGGGCTTCTTCTGGTCGGCCGGCCGCGAGGACGTCGCGATGGGATTGGACAAGGCCGGTCAGTCCGTCAGGGCCGGCCCGAGCGGGACTTGGCTTGCCACCCTCCCCGAGGAGCAACGCGAGCAGTACTTCGCGGCCAGACCCGGCATCGAGGAGGACTGGGACGAAGAGTGGGGCGACCGCGGCATCGAACTCGTGTTCATCGGCCGCGAGTTCGACCGCGACGCGCTCGTCGACCGCCTCGAGGGCTGCCTGCTCTCGGATGCGGAGATGAGCGAGGACTGGAGCCGGTATCCCGACCCGTTCGGCACCGACGACCAGCGCGAGTTGGCGCTGGCCGACGACTAA
- a CDS encoding metal ABC transporter substrate-binding protein — protein sequence MPRYTRRQLVATGASAATIGAFAGCVSNESSNGGSNDAGDGSGPRAQASFFVFGDFAAAVAGDTARAETLVPIGQHGHGWEPGPQIQGTVLESDLFVSVVHGFQPWADDLVTSLRDDDAAVHIVAAGAEVDLLESEGGHDYGHDDGDGHDHGNDEEHDHEEGGEHNRSEDGDDHDHEHNGSDDGDHEHDRGTADPHFWLDPVRAKRAVDAIEDGFATVDSDNADAYAANADEFRSRLDDLDETFRSTLEDAERDVVLVAGHDPFAYLENRYGFEIETLTGLTPDEQPTPADIERAQTVIDEYDLEYVCADPLEPQDAAEQLIAETDANEVLPLTPIAGQTQEWADEGWGYVEIMEEINLATLERALDA from the coding sequence ATGCCTCGATACACTCGACGACAACTCGTCGCGACCGGTGCCAGCGCCGCCACGATCGGCGCGTTCGCCGGTTGCGTCTCGAACGAGTCGAGCAACGGCGGATCGAACGACGCGGGCGACGGTTCGGGCCCGAGGGCCCAGGCCTCGTTTTTCGTGTTCGGCGATTTCGCGGCCGCGGTCGCGGGCGACACCGCGCGGGCCGAGACGCTGGTGCCGATCGGCCAGCACGGCCACGGGTGGGAACCCGGACCGCAGATTCAAGGCACCGTCCTCGAGTCGGACCTGTTCGTCTCCGTCGTGCACGGCTTCCAGCCCTGGGCGGACGATCTCGTGACGAGCCTCCGGGACGACGACGCTGCCGTTCACATCGTCGCCGCCGGCGCGGAGGTGGACCTGCTCGAGAGTGAGGGTGGCCACGATTACGGTCACGACGACGGGGACGGCCACGATCACGGGAACGACGAAGAACACGACCACGAGGAGGGGGGAGAACACAACCGTAGCGAGGACGGAGACGATCACGACCACGAGCACAACGGTTCCGACGACGGCGACCACGAGCACGACCGCGGGACCGCCGACCCCCACTTCTGGCTCGACCCGGTGCGAGCAAAGCGAGCCGTCGACGCCATCGAAGACGGGTTTGCAACCGTCGATAGCGACAACGCCGACGCGTACGCCGCCAACGCCGACGAGTTCCGCAGCCGACTGGACGACCTCGACGAAACGTTCCGCTCGACGCTCGAGGACGCCGAACGCGACGTCGTCCTCGTCGCCGGTCACGACCCGTTCGCGTACCTCGAGAACCGCTACGGCTTCGAGATCGAGACGCTGACCGGACTCACCCCCGACGAACAGCCCACGCCGGCGGATATCGAGCGCGCGCAGACGGTCATCGACGAGTACGATCTCGAGTACGTCTGTGCGGACCCGCTCGAACCGCAGGACGCCGCCGAGCAGTTGATCGCCGAAACCGACGCGAACGAGGTGTTGCCGCTGACGCCGATCGCCGGCCAGACGCAGGAGTGGGCCGACGAAGGCTGGGGGTACGTCGAGATCATGGAGGAGATCAACCTCGCGACGCTCGAGCGAGCGCTCGACGCATGA
- a CDS encoding DUF7511 domain-containing protein produces the protein MSANDPESDADEAVGPDWNGAETPDPSESPRSTLLSVVVKSGSEGRPICTIYPPDVAAPYRTTTRITARSDAFVTLEEWR, from the coding sequence ATGAGTGCGAACGATCCCGAATCCGACGCCGACGAAGCCGTCGGCCCCGACTGGAACGGCGCGGAAACGCCGGACCCCTCCGAATCCCCGCGCTCGACGTTGCTGTCGGTCGTCGTCAAATCCGGATCCGAGGGACGGCCGATCTGCACCATCTACCCGCCGGACGTAGCCGCCCCCTACCGGACGACGACCCGGATAACGGCCCGCAGCGACGCGTTCGTGACCCTCGAGGAGTGGCGATGA
- a CDS encoding metal ABC transporter ATP-binding protein yields the protein MMSGHESTDTPADEPAVSVANVTFGYGDRPVLEDVSIDVEPGTFLGLVGPNGSGKSTLLELLLGLRRPDEGTVQLFGEPAHAFAAGDRIGYVPQDVTTAAREMPMTVREVVAMGRYPHRLVGRFSRTDRRAVDEAMVRVGIDDLASRRIGRLSGGQRQRVFIARALASEADLLALDEPTVGVDAESREAFYDLLSELNAAGMTIVLIEHDIGVVTTYATETACLNRRLHFDGAPEEFVETDALAQAYGTDQHVVRHDH from the coding sequence ATGATGAGCGGCCACGAATCGACCGACACTCCCGCCGACGAACCCGCCGTCAGCGTCGCCAACGTAACCTTCGGCTACGGCGACCGCCCGGTACTCGAGGACGTCTCGATCGACGTCGAACCCGGGACCTTCCTCGGCCTCGTCGGGCCGAACGGGAGCGGCAAGAGCACGCTGCTCGAGTTGCTGCTCGGCCTCCGCCGTCCGGACGAAGGAACGGTGCAACTGTTCGGCGAGCCGGCACACGCGTTCGCGGCCGGCGACCGGATCGGCTACGTCCCGCAGGACGTGACGACCGCCGCTCGAGAAATGCCGATGACGGTCCGCGAAGTCGTCGCAATGGGTCGGTACCCACATCGGCTCGTCGGCCGCTTCTCGCGGACCGATCGACGCGCGGTCGACGAGGCGATGGTGCGAGTCGGCATCGACGACCTCGCGTCGCGTCGCATCGGCCGCCTCTCGGGCGGTCAGCGCCAGCGCGTGTTCATCGCCCGCGCGCTCGCGTCCGAAGCCGACCTCCTCGCGCTCGACGAGCCGACCGTCGGCGTCGACGCGGAGTCCCGCGAGGCGTTCTACGACCTCCTCAGCGAGTTGAACGCGGCGGGGATGACGATCGTCCTGATCGAGCACGACATCGGCGTCGTCACGACGTACGCGACGGAGACCGCCTGCCTCAACCGCCGGTTGCACTTCGACGGCGCGCCGGAGGAGTTCGTCGAGACCGACGCCCTCGCGCAGGCGTACGGAACGGACCAACACGTCGTTCGGCACGATCACTGA
- a CDS encoding metal ABC transporter permease → MQLLDVPYGIFEWFLEDAYGTRMDRLGEYLGVRMLGYPYMQRAYLAAVCIAVIGPLVGTFLVHREISMIGDTLAHTAFAGVAVGLFLNATLSLSLSPLLTAFVTAVVTALLVELLIEHGGAYSDTSLAIVLTGGFALGSVLITATDGGIAVGIDAYLFGSLATVSRADVALLVAMCLLVGGLVTLAYRPLLYVTFDTTGARAARLNVRLYKRLMVVLTALVVVSAMQIMGVILVAAMLVVPVAAAALVARSFKRSILLAILVAEFAAVAGVTVSYSYGIAAGGSIVLAAIAIYAAVLVGRAFPLERLRAQ, encoded by the coding sequence ATGCAACTCCTCGACGTCCCGTACGGAATCTTCGAGTGGTTCCTCGAGGACGCGTACGGCACCAGAATGGACCGCCTCGGGGAGTACCTGGGCGTGCGGATGCTCGGCTACCCGTACATGCAGCGGGCCTACCTCGCCGCGGTCTGTATCGCCGTCATCGGGCCGCTCGTCGGGACCTTTCTCGTCCACCGCGAGATCTCGATGATCGGCGACACGCTCGCCCACACGGCCTTCGCGGGCGTCGCCGTCGGCCTGTTCCTCAACGCGACGCTGTCGCTCTCGCTGTCCCCGCTGCTGACCGCGTTCGTGACGGCCGTCGTGACGGCCCTCCTCGTCGAACTCCTCATCGAGCACGGCGGCGCCTACAGCGACACCTCGCTGGCGATCGTCCTGACGGGCGGGTTCGCCCTCGGCAGCGTCCTCATCACGGCGACCGACGGCGGTATCGCCGTCGGTATCGACGCCTACCTCTTCGGGAGCCTCGCAACCGTCTCGCGGGCGGACGTCGCACTCCTGGTCGCGATGTGCCTCCTCGTCGGCGGGCTCGTCACACTGGCCTACCGCCCGCTGCTGTACGTCACCTTTGACACGACCGGCGCTCGAGCGGCGCGGCTCAACGTCCGCCTGTACAAGCGGCTCATGGTCGTTCTGACGGCGCTCGTCGTGGTGAGCGCGATGCAGATCATGGGCGTCATTCTGGTCGCCGCGATGCTGGTCGTCCCCGTCGCCGCCGCGGCGCTGGTCGCCCGGAGCTTCAAGCGGTCGATCCTGCTCGCGATCCTCGTCGCCGAGTTCGCGGCCGTCGCGGGCGTCACCGTCTCGTACAGCTATGGGATCGCAGCCGGTGGGTCGATCGTCCTCGCTGCAATCGCGATATACGCCGCCGTGCTCGTCGGTCGAGCGTTTCCACTCGAGCGGTTGAGAGCACAGTAA
- the thsB gene encoding thermosome subunit beta, whose protein sequence is MQQGQPMIVMSEDSQRVKDKDAQDYNISAARAVAEAVRSTLGPKGMDKMLVDSMGSVTITNDGVTILQEMDIDNPTAEMIIEVAETQEDEAGDGTTTAVAIAGELLKNAEDLLEQDIHPTAIIKGFHMASEQARDEIDDIAQDVDTDDEELLRSVAETSMTGKGTEVNKEHLSQLIIDAVKQVTVEDENGDNVVDLEFLNIETQTGRSAGESDLLEGGIVDKDPVHDNMPTEATDADILLLNEPIEVEETDVDTEVSVTDPDQLQKFLDREEEQLREKVDQIAALGADVVFCQKGIDDLAQHYLAKEGILAVRRAKKSDLEFLQEVVGATVVSDLDSATEDDLGFGDVTRDEEDELFYVTGEDAHGVTLLLRGSTDHVVDELERGVNDALDVVAQTVSDGRVLAGGGAIEVELASRLRDYADSVSGREQLAVEAFADSLELVPRVLAENAGLDSIDTLVDLRAAHEDGDIEAGLNVFTGDVEDTYEAGVVEPAHAKEQAVTSAAEAANLVLKIDDIISAGDLSTDKGGDEEGGAPGGAGGMGGMGGGMGGMM, encoded by the coding sequence ATGCAGCAGGGACAGCCGATGATCGTAATGAGCGAGGACTCCCAGCGCGTCAAGGACAAGGACGCGCAGGACTACAACATCAGCGCCGCCCGCGCGGTCGCTGAAGCCGTCCGCTCGACCCTCGGTCCGAAGGGGATGGACAAAATGCTCGTCGACTCGATGGGATCGGTCACCATCACCAACGACGGCGTCACCATCCTCCAGGAGATGGACATCGACAACCCGACGGCCGAGATGATCATCGAGGTCGCCGAAACGCAGGAGGACGAGGCCGGCGACGGCACCACGACGGCCGTCGCGATCGCCGGCGAACTGCTGAAGAACGCCGAGGACCTCCTCGAGCAGGACATCCACCCGACGGCGATCATCAAGGGCTTCCACATGGCCTCCGAGCAGGCCCGCGACGAGATCGACGACATCGCCCAGGACGTCGACACCGACGACGAGGAGCTCCTGCGCTCGGTCGCCGAGACCTCGATGACCGGCAAGGGCACCGAGGTCAACAAGGAGCACCTCTCCCAGCTCATCATCGACGCGGTCAAGCAGGTCACCGTCGAGGACGAGAACGGCGACAACGTCGTCGACCTCGAGTTCCTCAACATCGAGACCCAGACCGGCCGCTCGGCCGGCGAGTCCGACCTCCTCGAGGGCGGCATCGTGGACAAGGACCCCGTCCACGACAACATGCCCACCGAGGCCACGGACGCCGACATCCTGCTGCTGAACGAGCCGATCGAGGTCGAGGAGACCGACGTCGACACCGAAGTCTCCGTGACGGACCCCGACCAGCTCCAGAAGTTCCTCGACCGCGAGGAGGAGCAGCTCCGCGAGAAGGTCGACCAGATCGCGGCCCTCGGCGCCGACGTCGTCTTCTGCCAGAAGGGCATCGACGACCTGGCCCAGCACTACCTCGCGAAGGAAGGCATCCTCGCCGTCCGCCGCGCCAAGAAGTCCGACCTCGAGTTCCTGCAGGAGGTCGTCGGCGCGACGGTCGTCTCCGACCTCGACAGCGCCACCGAAGACGACCTCGGCTTCGGTGACGTCACCCGCGACGAGGAGGACGAGCTGTTCTACGTCACCGGCGAGGACGCCCACGGCGTCACCCTCCTGCTGCGCGGCTCGACCGACCACGTCGTCGACGAACTCGAGCGCGGCGTCAACGACGCGCTCGACGTCGTCGCCCAGACCGTCTCCGACGGCCGCGTCCTCGCGGGCGGCGGCGCCATCGAAGTCGAACTCGCCTCGCGCCTGCGCGACTACGCCGACTCCGTCTCCGGCCGCGAGCAGCTGGCCGTCGAAGCCTTCGCCGACTCGCTCGAGCTCGTCCCGCGCGTGCTCGCCGAGAACGCCGGCCTCGACTCCATCGACACGCTCGTCGACCTCCGCGCGGCCCACGAGGACGGCGACATCGAAGCCGGTCTGAACGTCTTCACGGGCGACGTCGAAGACACCTACGAGGCCGGCGTCGTCGAACCGGCCCACGCCAAGGAGCAGGCCGTCACCTCCGCTGCCGAGGCCGCGAACCTCGTGCTCAAGATCGACGACATCATCTCCGCCGGCGACCTCTCGACCGACAAGGGCGGCGACGAAGAGGGCGGCGCCCCCGGCGGTGCCGGCGGCATGGGCGGCATGGGCGGCGGCATGGGCGGCATGATGTAA